From Balaenoptera acutorostrata chromosome 8, mBalAcu1.1, whole genome shotgun sequence, the proteins below share one genomic window:
- the ILKAP gene encoding integrin-linked kinase-associated serine/threonine phosphatase 2C isoform X5, with translation MDLFGDLPEPERSPRPAAGSGGPLLFDDLPPASSGDSGSLDTSISQVVKNEGKGAKRKTSEEEKNGSEELVEKKVCKGSSVIFGLKGYVAERKGEREEMQDAHVILNDITEECRPPSSLITRVSYFAVFDGHGGIRASKFAAQNLHQNLIRKFPKGDVISVEKTVKRCLLDTFKHTDEEFLKQASSQKPAWKDGSTATCVLAVDNILYIANLGDSRAILCRYNEESQKHAALSLSKEHNPTQYEERMRIQKAGGNVRDGRVLGVLEVSRSIGDGQYKRCGVTSVPDIRRCQLTPNDRFILLACDGLFKVFTPEEAVNFILSCLEDEKIQSREGKPAVDARYEAACNRLANKAVQRGSADNVTVMVVRIGH, from the exons ATGGACCTGTTCGGGGACCTGCCGGAGCCCGAGCGCTCGCCGCGCCCGGCTGCGG GATCGGGGGGACCTTTGCTTTTTGATGATCTCCCACCAGCCAGCAGTGGTGATTCAG GTTCTCTTGACACTTCGATATCCCAGGTGGTAAAGAATGAAGGGAAAGGAGCAAAGAGAAAAACCTCTGAAGAAGAGAAGAATGGCAGTGAAGAGCTTGTGGAAAAGAAAGTTTGTAAAG gCTCTTCGGTGATCTTTGGTTTGAAAGGCTATGTGGCCGAGCGGAAGGGCGAGCGGGAGGAGATGCAGGACGCCCATGTCATCCTGAATGACATCACCGAGGAGTGTaggcccccctcctccctcat TACCCGGGTTTCATATTTTGCTGTTTTCGATGGACATGGAGGAATTCGAGCCTCAAAATTTGCTGCACAGAATTTGCATCAGAACTTAATCAGGAAATTTCCTAAAG GAGATGTAATCAGTGTAGAGAAAACAGTGAAAAGATGCCTTTTGGACACTTTCAAGCATACTGATGAAGAATTCCTGAAGCAAGCTTCAAGCCA GAAGCCTGCCTGGAAAGATGGGTCCACTGCGACGTGTGTTCTGGCCGTAGACAACATTCTGTATATTGCCAACCTCGGAGACAGTCGG GCAATCCTGTGTCGCTACAATGAGGAGAGTCAAAAACATGCAGCCTTAAGCCTCAGCAAGGAGCATAATCCAACCCAGTATGAAGAACGAATGAGAATACAGAAGGCTGGAGGGAATGTCAG GGACGGGCGTGTCCTGGGTGTGCTGGAGGTGTCCCGCTCCATTGGGGATGGGCAGTACAAGCGCTGTGGGGTCACTTCTGTGCCAGATATCAGACGCTGCCAGCTGACCCCCAACGACAG GTTTATTTTGCTGGCCTGTGATGGCCTCTTCAAGGTCTTCACCCCAGAAGAAGCCGTGAACTTCATCTTGTCCTGCCTTGAG GATGAGAAGATCCAGAGTCGAGAAGGGAAGCCCGCCGTGGATGCCCGCTATGAAGCCGCCTGCAACAGGCTGGCCAACAAGGCGGTGCAGCGGGGCTCGGCGGACAACGTCACCGTGATGGTGGTGCGGATAGGGCACTGA
- the ILKAP gene encoding integrin-linked kinase-associated serine/threonine phosphatase 2C isoform X8, whose amino-acid sequence MASGSGGPLLFDDLPPASSGDSGSSVIFGLKGYVAERKGEREEMQDAHVILNDITEECRPPSSLITRVSYFAVFDGHGGIRASKFAAQNLHQNLIRKFPKGDVISVEKTVKRCLLDTFKHTDEEFLKQASSQKPAWKDGSTATCVLAVDNILYIANLGDSRAILCRYNEESQKHAALSLSKEHNPTQYEERMRIQKAGGNVRDGRVLGVLEVSRSIGDGQYKRCGVTSVPDIRRCQLTPNDRFILLACDGLFKVFTPEEAVNFILSCLEDEKIQSREGKPAVDARYEAACNRLANKAVQRGSADNVTVMVVRIGH is encoded by the exons ATGGCATCAG GATCGGGGGGACCTTTGCTTTTTGATGATCTCCCACCAGCCAGCAGTGGTGATTCAG gCTCTTCGGTGATCTTTGGTTTGAAAGGCTATGTGGCCGAGCGGAAGGGCGAGCGGGAGGAGATGCAGGACGCCCATGTCATCCTGAATGACATCACCGAGGAGTGTaggcccccctcctccctcat TACCCGGGTTTCATATTTTGCTGTTTTCGATGGACATGGAGGAATTCGAGCCTCAAAATTTGCTGCACAGAATTTGCATCAGAACTTAATCAGGAAATTTCCTAAAG GAGATGTAATCAGTGTAGAGAAAACAGTGAAAAGATGCCTTTTGGACACTTTCAAGCATACTGATGAAGAATTCCTGAAGCAAGCTTCAAGCCA GAAGCCTGCCTGGAAAGATGGGTCCACTGCGACGTGTGTTCTGGCCGTAGACAACATTCTGTATATTGCCAACCTCGGAGACAGTCGG GCAATCCTGTGTCGCTACAATGAGGAGAGTCAAAAACATGCAGCCTTAAGCCTCAGCAAGGAGCATAATCCAACCCAGTATGAAGAACGAATGAGAATACAGAAGGCTGGAGGGAATGTCAG GGACGGGCGTGTCCTGGGTGTGCTGGAGGTGTCCCGCTCCATTGGGGATGGGCAGTACAAGCGCTGTGGGGTCACTTCTGTGCCAGATATCAGACGCTGCCAGCTGACCCCCAACGACAG GTTTATTTTGCTGGCCTGTGATGGCCTCTTCAAGGTCTTCACCCCAGAAGAAGCCGTGAACTTCATCTTGTCCTGCCTTGAG GATGAGAAGATCCAGAGTCGAGAAGGGAAGCCCGCCGTGGATGCCCGCTATGAAGCCGCCTGCAACAGGCTGGCCAACAAGGCGGTGCAGCGGGGCTCGGCGGACAACGTCACCGTGATGGTGGTGCGGATAGGGCACTGA
- the ILKAP gene encoding integrin-linked kinase-associated serine/threonine phosphatase 2C isoform X7, whose amino-acid sequence MDLFGDLPEPERSPRPAAGKDAQKGSLLFDDLPPASSTDSGSGGPLLFDDLPPASSGDSGSSVIFGLKGYVAERKGEREEMQDAHVILNDITEECRPPSSLITRVSYFAVFDGHGGIRASKFAAQNLHQNLIRKFPKGDVISVEKTVKRCLLDTFKHTDEEFLKQASSQKPAWKDGSTATCVLAVDNILYIANLGDSRAILCRYNEESQKHAALSLSKEHNPTQYEERMRIQKAGGNVRDGRVLGVLEVSRSIGDGQYKRCGVTSVPDIRRCQLTPNDRFILLACDGLFKVFTPEEAVNFILSCLEDEKIQSREGKPAVDARYEAACNRLANKAVQRGSADNVTVMVVRIGH is encoded by the exons ATGGACCTGTTCGGGGACCTGCCGGAGCCCGAGCGCTCGCCGCGCCCGGCTGCGG GGAAAGACGCTCAGAAAGGATCTCTGCTCTTTGATGATCTCCCTCCGGCCAGCAGTACTGACTCAG GATCGGGGGGACCTTTGCTTTTTGATGATCTCCCACCAGCCAGCAGTGGTGATTCAG gCTCTTCGGTGATCTTTGGTTTGAAAGGCTATGTGGCCGAGCGGAAGGGCGAGCGGGAGGAGATGCAGGACGCCCATGTCATCCTGAATGACATCACCGAGGAGTGTaggcccccctcctccctcat TACCCGGGTTTCATATTTTGCTGTTTTCGATGGACATGGAGGAATTCGAGCCTCAAAATTTGCTGCACAGAATTTGCATCAGAACTTAATCAGGAAATTTCCTAAAG GAGATGTAATCAGTGTAGAGAAAACAGTGAAAAGATGCCTTTTGGACACTTTCAAGCATACTGATGAAGAATTCCTGAAGCAAGCTTCAAGCCA GAAGCCTGCCTGGAAAGATGGGTCCACTGCGACGTGTGTTCTGGCCGTAGACAACATTCTGTATATTGCCAACCTCGGAGACAGTCGG GCAATCCTGTGTCGCTACAATGAGGAGAGTCAAAAACATGCAGCCTTAAGCCTCAGCAAGGAGCATAATCCAACCCAGTATGAAGAACGAATGAGAATACAGAAGGCTGGAGGGAATGTCAG GGACGGGCGTGTCCTGGGTGTGCTGGAGGTGTCCCGCTCCATTGGGGATGGGCAGTACAAGCGCTGTGGGGTCACTTCTGTGCCAGATATCAGACGCTGCCAGCTGACCCCCAACGACAG GTTTATTTTGCTGGCCTGTGATGGCCTCTTCAAGGTCTTCACCCCAGAAGAAGCCGTGAACTTCATCTTGTCCTGCCTTGAG GATGAGAAGATCCAGAGTCGAGAAGGGAAGCCCGCCGTGGATGCCCGCTATGAAGCCGCCTGCAACAGGCTGGCCAACAAGGCGGTGCAGCGGGGCTCGGCGGACAACGTCACCGTGATGGTGGTGCGGATAGGGCACTGA
- the ILKAP gene encoding integrin-linked kinase-associated serine/threonine phosphatase 2C isoform X1, whose amino-acid sequence MDLFGDLPEPERSPRPAAGKDAQKGSLLFDDLPPASSTDSGSGGPLLFDDLPPASSGDSERKILLHTHWENWNTNSSLDTSISQVVKNEGKGAKRKTSEEEKNGSEELVEKKVCKGSSVIFGLKGYVAERKGEREEMQDAHVILNDITEECRPPSSLITRVSYFAVFDGHGGIRASKFAAQNLHQNLIRKFPKGDVISVEKTVKRCLLDTFKHTDEEFLKQASSQKPAWKDGSTATCVLAVDNILYIANLGDSRAILCRYNEESQKHAALSLSKEHNPTQYEERMRIQKAGGNVRDGRVLGVLEVSRSIGDGQYKRCGVTSVPDIRRCQLTPNDRFILLACDGLFKVFTPEEAVNFILSCLEDEKIQSREGKPAVDARYEAACNRLANKAVQRGSADNVTVMVVRIGH is encoded by the exons ATGGACCTGTTCGGGGACCTGCCGGAGCCCGAGCGCTCGCCGCGCCCGGCTGCGG GGAAAGACGCTCAGAAAGGATCTCTGCTCTTTGATGATCTCCCTCCGGCCAGCAGTACTGACTCAG GATCGGGGGGACCTTTGCTTTTTGATGATCTCCCACCAGCCAGCAGTGGTGATTCAG aaaggaagattCTTTTACATACACATTGGGAAAACTGGAACACAAACA GTTCTCTTGACACTTCGATATCCCAGGTGGTAAAGAATGAAGGGAAAGGAGCAAAGAGAAAAACCTCTGAAGAAGAGAAGAATGGCAGTGAAGAGCTTGTGGAAAAGAAAGTTTGTAAAG gCTCTTCGGTGATCTTTGGTTTGAAAGGCTATGTGGCCGAGCGGAAGGGCGAGCGGGAGGAGATGCAGGACGCCCATGTCATCCTGAATGACATCACCGAGGAGTGTaggcccccctcctccctcat TACCCGGGTTTCATATTTTGCTGTTTTCGATGGACATGGAGGAATTCGAGCCTCAAAATTTGCTGCACAGAATTTGCATCAGAACTTAATCAGGAAATTTCCTAAAG GAGATGTAATCAGTGTAGAGAAAACAGTGAAAAGATGCCTTTTGGACACTTTCAAGCATACTGATGAAGAATTCCTGAAGCAAGCTTCAAGCCA GAAGCCTGCCTGGAAAGATGGGTCCACTGCGACGTGTGTTCTGGCCGTAGACAACATTCTGTATATTGCCAACCTCGGAGACAGTCGG GCAATCCTGTGTCGCTACAATGAGGAGAGTCAAAAACATGCAGCCTTAAGCCTCAGCAAGGAGCATAATCCAACCCAGTATGAAGAACGAATGAGAATACAGAAGGCTGGAGGGAATGTCAG GGACGGGCGTGTCCTGGGTGTGCTGGAGGTGTCCCGCTCCATTGGGGATGGGCAGTACAAGCGCTGTGGGGTCACTTCTGTGCCAGATATCAGACGCTGCCAGCTGACCCCCAACGACAG GTTTATTTTGCTGGCCTGTGATGGCCTCTTCAAGGTCTTCACCCCAGAAGAAGCCGTGAACTTCATCTTGTCCTGCCTTGAG GATGAGAAGATCCAGAGTCGAGAAGGGAAGCCCGCCGTGGATGCCCGCTATGAAGCCGCCTGCAACAGGCTGGCCAACAAGGCGGTGCAGCGGGGCTCGGCGGACAACGTCACCGTGATGGTGGTGCGGATAGGGCACTGA
- the ILKAP gene encoding integrin-linked kinase-associated serine/threonine phosphatase 2C isoform X3, with protein sequence MDLFGDLPEPERSPRPAAGSGGPLLFDDLPPASSGDSERKILLHTHWENWNTNSSLDTSISQVVKNEGKGAKRKTSEEEKNGSEELVEKKVCKGSSVIFGLKGYVAERKGEREEMQDAHVILNDITEECRPPSSLITRVSYFAVFDGHGGIRASKFAAQNLHQNLIRKFPKGDVISVEKTVKRCLLDTFKHTDEEFLKQASSQKPAWKDGSTATCVLAVDNILYIANLGDSRAILCRYNEESQKHAALSLSKEHNPTQYEERMRIQKAGGNVRDGRVLGVLEVSRSIGDGQYKRCGVTSVPDIRRCQLTPNDRFILLACDGLFKVFTPEEAVNFILSCLEDEKIQSREGKPAVDARYEAACNRLANKAVQRGSADNVTVMVVRIGH encoded by the exons ATGGACCTGTTCGGGGACCTGCCGGAGCCCGAGCGCTCGCCGCGCCCGGCTGCGG GATCGGGGGGACCTTTGCTTTTTGATGATCTCCCACCAGCCAGCAGTGGTGATTCAG aaaggaagattCTTTTACATACACATTGGGAAAACTGGAACACAAACA GTTCTCTTGACACTTCGATATCCCAGGTGGTAAAGAATGAAGGGAAAGGAGCAAAGAGAAAAACCTCTGAAGAAGAGAAGAATGGCAGTGAAGAGCTTGTGGAAAAGAAAGTTTGTAAAG gCTCTTCGGTGATCTTTGGTTTGAAAGGCTATGTGGCCGAGCGGAAGGGCGAGCGGGAGGAGATGCAGGACGCCCATGTCATCCTGAATGACATCACCGAGGAGTGTaggcccccctcctccctcat TACCCGGGTTTCATATTTTGCTGTTTTCGATGGACATGGAGGAATTCGAGCCTCAAAATTTGCTGCACAGAATTTGCATCAGAACTTAATCAGGAAATTTCCTAAAG GAGATGTAATCAGTGTAGAGAAAACAGTGAAAAGATGCCTTTTGGACACTTTCAAGCATACTGATGAAGAATTCCTGAAGCAAGCTTCAAGCCA GAAGCCTGCCTGGAAAGATGGGTCCACTGCGACGTGTGTTCTGGCCGTAGACAACATTCTGTATATTGCCAACCTCGGAGACAGTCGG GCAATCCTGTGTCGCTACAATGAGGAGAGTCAAAAACATGCAGCCTTAAGCCTCAGCAAGGAGCATAATCCAACCCAGTATGAAGAACGAATGAGAATACAGAAGGCTGGAGGGAATGTCAG GGACGGGCGTGTCCTGGGTGTGCTGGAGGTGTCCCGCTCCATTGGGGATGGGCAGTACAAGCGCTGTGGGGTCACTTCTGTGCCAGATATCAGACGCTGCCAGCTGACCCCCAACGACAG GTTTATTTTGCTGGCCTGTGATGGCCTCTTCAAGGTCTTCACCCCAGAAGAAGCCGTGAACTTCATCTTGTCCTGCCTTGAG GATGAGAAGATCCAGAGTCGAGAAGGGAAGCCCGCCGTGGATGCCCGCTATGAAGCCGCCTGCAACAGGCTGGCCAACAAGGCGGTGCAGCGGGGCTCGGCGGACAACGTCACCGTGATGGTGGTGCGGATAGGGCACTGA
- the ILKAP gene encoding integrin-linked kinase-associated serine/threonine phosphatase 2C isoform X4 — protein MASGSGGPLLFDDLPPASSGDSERKILLHTHWENWNTNSSLDTSISQVVKNEGKGAKRKTSEEEKNGSEELVEKKVCKGSSVIFGLKGYVAERKGEREEMQDAHVILNDITEECRPPSSLITRVSYFAVFDGHGGIRASKFAAQNLHQNLIRKFPKGDVISVEKTVKRCLLDTFKHTDEEFLKQASSQKPAWKDGSTATCVLAVDNILYIANLGDSRAILCRYNEESQKHAALSLSKEHNPTQYEERMRIQKAGGNVRDGRVLGVLEVSRSIGDGQYKRCGVTSVPDIRRCQLTPNDRFILLACDGLFKVFTPEEAVNFILSCLEDEKIQSREGKPAVDARYEAACNRLANKAVQRGSADNVTVMVVRIGH, from the exons ATGGCATCAG GATCGGGGGGACCTTTGCTTTTTGATGATCTCCCACCAGCCAGCAGTGGTGATTCAG aaaggaagattCTTTTACATACACATTGGGAAAACTGGAACACAAACA GTTCTCTTGACACTTCGATATCCCAGGTGGTAAAGAATGAAGGGAAAGGAGCAAAGAGAAAAACCTCTGAAGAAGAGAAGAATGGCAGTGAAGAGCTTGTGGAAAAGAAAGTTTGTAAAG gCTCTTCGGTGATCTTTGGTTTGAAAGGCTATGTGGCCGAGCGGAAGGGCGAGCGGGAGGAGATGCAGGACGCCCATGTCATCCTGAATGACATCACCGAGGAGTGTaggcccccctcctccctcat TACCCGGGTTTCATATTTTGCTGTTTTCGATGGACATGGAGGAATTCGAGCCTCAAAATTTGCTGCACAGAATTTGCATCAGAACTTAATCAGGAAATTTCCTAAAG GAGATGTAATCAGTGTAGAGAAAACAGTGAAAAGATGCCTTTTGGACACTTTCAAGCATACTGATGAAGAATTCCTGAAGCAAGCTTCAAGCCA GAAGCCTGCCTGGAAAGATGGGTCCACTGCGACGTGTGTTCTGGCCGTAGACAACATTCTGTATATTGCCAACCTCGGAGACAGTCGG GCAATCCTGTGTCGCTACAATGAGGAGAGTCAAAAACATGCAGCCTTAAGCCTCAGCAAGGAGCATAATCCAACCCAGTATGAAGAACGAATGAGAATACAGAAGGCTGGAGGGAATGTCAG GGACGGGCGTGTCCTGGGTGTGCTGGAGGTGTCCCGCTCCATTGGGGATGGGCAGTACAAGCGCTGTGGGGTCACTTCTGTGCCAGATATCAGACGCTGCCAGCTGACCCCCAACGACAG GTTTATTTTGCTGGCCTGTGATGGCCTCTTCAAGGTCTTCACCCCAGAAGAAGCCGTGAACTTCATCTTGTCCTGCCTTGAG GATGAGAAGATCCAGAGTCGAGAAGGGAAGCCCGCCGTGGATGCCCGCTATGAAGCCGCCTGCAACAGGCTGGCCAACAAGGCGGTGCAGCGGGGCTCGGCGGACAACGTCACCGTGATGGTGGTGCGGATAGGGCACTGA
- the ILKAP gene encoding integrin-linked kinase-associated serine/threonine phosphatase 2C isoform X6, whose translation MASGSGGPLLFDDLPPASSGDSGSLDTSISQVVKNEGKGAKRKTSEEEKNGSEELVEKKVCKGSSVIFGLKGYVAERKGEREEMQDAHVILNDITEECRPPSSLITRVSYFAVFDGHGGIRASKFAAQNLHQNLIRKFPKGDVISVEKTVKRCLLDTFKHTDEEFLKQASSQKPAWKDGSTATCVLAVDNILYIANLGDSRAILCRYNEESQKHAALSLSKEHNPTQYEERMRIQKAGGNVRDGRVLGVLEVSRSIGDGQYKRCGVTSVPDIRRCQLTPNDRFILLACDGLFKVFTPEEAVNFILSCLEDEKIQSREGKPAVDARYEAACNRLANKAVQRGSADNVTVMVVRIGH comes from the exons ATGGCATCAG GATCGGGGGGACCTTTGCTTTTTGATGATCTCCCACCAGCCAGCAGTGGTGATTCAG GTTCTCTTGACACTTCGATATCCCAGGTGGTAAAGAATGAAGGGAAAGGAGCAAAGAGAAAAACCTCTGAAGAAGAGAAGAATGGCAGTGAAGAGCTTGTGGAAAAGAAAGTTTGTAAAG gCTCTTCGGTGATCTTTGGTTTGAAAGGCTATGTGGCCGAGCGGAAGGGCGAGCGGGAGGAGATGCAGGACGCCCATGTCATCCTGAATGACATCACCGAGGAGTGTaggcccccctcctccctcat TACCCGGGTTTCATATTTTGCTGTTTTCGATGGACATGGAGGAATTCGAGCCTCAAAATTTGCTGCACAGAATTTGCATCAGAACTTAATCAGGAAATTTCCTAAAG GAGATGTAATCAGTGTAGAGAAAACAGTGAAAAGATGCCTTTTGGACACTTTCAAGCATACTGATGAAGAATTCCTGAAGCAAGCTTCAAGCCA GAAGCCTGCCTGGAAAGATGGGTCCACTGCGACGTGTGTTCTGGCCGTAGACAACATTCTGTATATTGCCAACCTCGGAGACAGTCGG GCAATCCTGTGTCGCTACAATGAGGAGAGTCAAAAACATGCAGCCTTAAGCCTCAGCAAGGAGCATAATCCAACCCAGTATGAAGAACGAATGAGAATACAGAAGGCTGGAGGGAATGTCAG GGACGGGCGTGTCCTGGGTGTGCTGGAGGTGTCCCGCTCCATTGGGGATGGGCAGTACAAGCGCTGTGGGGTCACTTCTGTGCCAGATATCAGACGCTGCCAGCTGACCCCCAACGACAG GTTTATTTTGCTGGCCTGTGATGGCCTCTTCAAGGTCTTCACCCCAGAAGAAGCCGTGAACTTCATCTTGTCCTGCCTTGAG GATGAGAAGATCCAGAGTCGAGAAGGGAAGCCCGCCGTGGATGCCCGCTATGAAGCCGCCTGCAACAGGCTGGCCAACAAGGCGGTGCAGCGGGGCTCGGCGGACAACGTCACCGTGATGGTGGTGCGGATAGGGCACTGA
- the ILKAP gene encoding integrin-linked kinase-associated serine/threonine phosphatase 2C isoform X9 encodes MDLFGDLPEPERSPRPAAGKDAQKGSLLFDDLPPASSTDSGSGGPLLFDDLPPASSGDSERKILLHTHWENWNTNSSLDTSISQVVKNEGKGAKRKTSEEEKNGSEELVEKKVCKGSSVIFGLKGYVAERKGEREEMQDAHVILNDITEECRPPSSLITRVSYFAVFDGHGGIRASKFAAQNLHQNLIRKFPKGDVISVEKTVKRCLLDTFKHTDEEFLKQASSQKPAWKDGSTATCVLAVDNILYIANLGDSRAILCRYNEESQKHAALSLSKEHNPTQYEERMRIQKAGGNVRDGRVLGVLEVSRSIGDGQYKRCGVTSVPDIRRCQLTPNDR; translated from the exons ATGGACCTGTTCGGGGACCTGCCGGAGCCCGAGCGCTCGCCGCGCCCGGCTGCGG GGAAAGACGCTCAGAAAGGATCTCTGCTCTTTGATGATCTCCCTCCGGCCAGCAGTACTGACTCAG GATCGGGGGGACCTTTGCTTTTTGATGATCTCCCACCAGCCAGCAGTGGTGATTCAG aaaggaagattCTTTTACATACACATTGGGAAAACTGGAACACAAACA GTTCTCTTGACACTTCGATATCCCAGGTGGTAAAGAATGAAGGGAAAGGAGCAAAGAGAAAAACCTCTGAAGAAGAGAAGAATGGCAGTGAAGAGCTTGTGGAAAAGAAAGTTTGTAAAG gCTCTTCGGTGATCTTTGGTTTGAAAGGCTATGTGGCCGAGCGGAAGGGCGAGCGGGAGGAGATGCAGGACGCCCATGTCATCCTGAATGACATCACCGAGGAGTGTaggcccccctcctccctcat TACCCGGGTTTCATATTTTGCTGTTTTCGATGGACATGGAGGAATTCGAGCCTCAAAATTTGCTGCACAGAATTTGCATCAGAACTTAATCAGGAAATTTCCTAAAG GAGATGTAATCAGTGTAGAGAAAACAGTGAAAAGATGCCTTTTGGACACTTTCAAGCATACTGATGAAGAATTCCTGAAGCAAGCTTCAAGCCA GAAGCCTGCCTGGAAAGATGGGTCCACTGCGACGTGTGTTCTGGCCGTAGACAACATTCTGTATATTGCCAACCTCGGAGACAGTCGG GCAATCCTGTGTCGCTACAATGAGGAGAGTCAAAAACATGCAGCCTTAAGCCTCAGCAAGGAGCATAATCCAACCCAGTATGAAGAACGAATGAGAATACAGAAGGCTGGAGGGAATGTCAG GGACGGGCGTGTCCTGGGTGTGCTGGAGGTGTCCCGCTCCATTGGGGATGGGCAGTACAAGCGCTGTGGGGTCACTTCTGTGCCAGATATCAGACGCTGCCAGCTGACCCCCAACGACAGGTAA
- the ILKAP gene encoding integrin-linked kinase-associated serine/threonine phosphatase 2C isoform X2, translated as MDLFGDLPEPERSPRPAAGKDAQKGSLLFDDLPPASSTDSGSGGPLLFDDLPPASSGDSGSLDTSISQVVKNEGKGAKRKTSEEEKNGSEELVEKKVCKGSSVIFGLKGYVAERKGEREEMQDAHVILNDITEECRPPSSLITRVSYFAVFDGHGGIRASKFAAQNLHQNLIRKFPKGDVISVEKTVKRCLLDTFKHTDEEFLKQASSQKPAWKDGSTATCVLAVDNILYIANLGDSRAILCRYNEESQKHAALSLSKEHNPTQYEERMRIQKAGGNVRDGRVLGVLEVSRSIGDGQYKRCGVTSVPDIRRCQLTPNDRFILLACDGLFKVFTPEEAVNFILSCLEDEKIQSREGKPAVDARYEAACNRLANKAVQRGSADNVTVMVVRIGH; from the exons ATGGACCTGTTCGGGGACCTGCCGGAGCCCGAGCGCTCGCCGCGCCCGGCTGCGG GGAAAGACGCTCAGAAAGGATCTCTGCTCTTTGATGATCTCCCTCCGGCCAGCAGTACTGACTCAG GATCGGGGGGACCTTTGCTTTTTGATGATCTCCCACCAGCCAGCAGTGGTGATTCAG GTTCTCTTGACACTTCGATATCCCAGGTGGTAAAGAATGAAGGGAAAGGAGCAAAGAGAAAAACCTCTGAAGAAGAGAAGAATGGCAGTGAAGAGCTTGTGGAAAAGAAAGTTTGTAAAG gCTCTTCGGTGATCTTTGGTTTGAAAGGCTATGTGGCCGAGCGGAAGGGCGAGCGGGAGGAGATGCAGGACGCCCATGTCATCCTGAATGACATCACCGAGGAGTGTaggcccccctcctccctcat TACCCGGGTTTCATATTTTGCTGTTTTCGATGGACATGGAGGAATTCGAGCCTCAAAATTTGCTGCACAGAATTTGCATCAGAACTTAATCAGGAAATTTCCTAAAG GAGATGTAATCAGTGTAGAGAAAACAGTGAAAAGATGCCTTTTGGACACTTTCAAGCATACTGATGAAGAATTCCTGAAGCAAGCTTCAAGCCA GAAGCCTGCCTGGAAAGATGGGTCCACTGCGACGTGTGTTCTGGCCGTAGACAACATTCTGTATATTGCCAACCTCGGAGACAGTCGG GCAATCCTGTGTCGCTACAATGAGGAGAGTCAAAAACATGCAGCCTTAAGCCTCAGCAAGGAGCATAATCCAACCCAGTATGAAGAACGAATGAGAATACAGAAGGCTGGAGGGAATGTCAG GGACGGGCGTGTCCTGGGTGTGCTGGAGGTGTCCCGCTCCATTGGGGATGGGCAGTACAAGCGCTGTGGGGTCACTTCTGTGCCAGATATCAGACGCTGCCAGCTGACCCCCAACGACAG GTTTATTTTGCTGGCCTGTGATGGCCTCTTCAAGGTCTTCACCCCAGAAGAAGCCGTGAACTTCATCTTGTCCTGCCTTGAG GATGAGAAGATCCAGAGTCGAGAAGGGAAGCCCGCCGTGGATGCCCGCTATGAAGCCGCCTGCAACAGGCTGGCCAACAAGGCGGTGCAGCGGGGCTCGGCGGACAACGTCACCGTGATGGTGGTGCGGATAGGGCACTGA